Part of the Peptococcaceae bacterium genome, CCACCGCTCGTGGCGAATGATGGGTCATCCGGGCAATCTCCTTCACTGTGTAGCCCTGCAAGTGCAGGTTGACAATAACATCCTTGTGCGTCATGCTTTTTCCGGCATCTAGTATGGTACCCGGGGTGGGTACTACCAGGTTATGTTCTCGCTGCACACTGCGAATTAGCTCTGAAATACGGACCGAGCTGATCTGGAAAATCCACTGCAGCTCCATCAGGGTTAACAGGCCGTTCTGCCGGTAGGTCTCAAAACAGACCCGCACGATGCGCCTTTTCAGCTGCGCCAGGAATTCCGGCACGGTATCAGGCTGTTCAGCCAACTCCTCGGGCGTCCAAACTGTTATTATCACCGGAGCCAGCCGTCTGAAACGCGTGGCTGTATCTTCTGAGAGGCGGGCACTGACATGGGTCACCACAAGAGGCATCTCCCCCGGTTTTAGCTCTTTGGTGCGGGGGCAGCAGATATTGCGCAGGGCGATAACTTCTTCAACCAACTGACGAGCCACCACCGGTCCGAGCCCGGCCTCAGCGGCCACAAATTTGGTTAGTTTTTTTAATACCCGGCATGGAGCTAAAAAGTCAGGTGCCTGCAGACGGTCTGTGGGTAAAAGTGGCCGGATTTGTGCAATCATACGGTCGCAAAAGGCTGCGTCAGTTTTACTGTAAGGCAAAAGAGTTGGACACAGTTGGTCTACATAGCTGGACGGCCCTTTTCTGCGCACCAGTGATCAGGGATCGATAACCCGCACCAAGTCAGTCTTGTTAGAAAATTGTTGGCGGTACATCTGGAAACATCGCTTCAGTACCAGGTTCCGGGCCGCGGCAAAGTCCCTGCCTGACAAAATGGGCTCCAGGTAATCGGGGCAAAACACGGGCAGCCGGGCTTGACGCTGACCCCACCGCATGTACAACTCAAAAGGGTTTACTCGCTCGATGCCCAGGACGGCCTCGGTTTCTTCCATACGCCGGTCGATTTCCTTGACCAGGAGCCTGGCAACCAGGGATTCCTTGCCGAAATCGTACTTACGGGCCAGGTACTGCACCTGGTAGTTTTCCAGGGTCCTTTCCAAAAGCGGCCGGTAGAGTTCATGGCGGTTCATAGTTTTACGCCCCGCAGGCTTTTTTTTAGCTCGTCCTCGTGTGTTTGAAATATCTTGCGCAGGTGGTGAAACCGGAAAGCGTATTCAGGACCGGAATACTCCCGTATTAATTCCAGGTAGGTATTGATTAACTTAACCGATCGTCCAATAACCCGGCGGATCAGGGGCGCGGTCAGGCCGCGCTCGGCCAGTACCAGCACCGCCGCGAATTCTTTAATGTAATTTTCTATGGCCTCATAGGAATGCCCCGTCCGGGCTGCTATTTCGGTCTCGGTGTGCATCTCCAGATAAAGCTGGATAATCTTTTTGCGGTGGGTAACGCCGCGGCCGATATCGCATTCCGCGCCCCGCAGGGGGACCGCCAACTGGGGGTTTGACCGCACCAGTCTGGAGATGGCTTCGGGGTGGATGCCCAACAGGTAGCCCAGATCGGCATACGTTAGGTAACCCCCGCCGTGCTTGGCCTGGGTGGCGTAACGAAGTATCTTTTTAAATTTAATATCACTAAGCCGGTTAATGTCCCGGTCGATATTGGGTGCCGGCACGTCCCCGGGGTCGTAAAGGGTAAGTGTCACCGGCACTAAGCGGCAGGCCTCCAGGGGCTTTCCGGCAGGTTCGCTGCTGGTTACCGCCCAGTACACAACATCACCGTCGGGCCGGCCGGCGGACAGGGTATCCAGTATTTCCCCGGCTATATCCCGTACAGCTCGAAGTTTTACTGGAGACAAGGCAAAGTCCGCCTCAAGCTCGGTCCTGAAAGACGCCCAGTCTTCGGCGGATGCGGGTATGCCCGGTTCATCCAGCAAAGGGAGCAGTTTTTTCTCTGGGACAGCCTGTACAATGGTCGTCCAGGCAGCCTCTTCAGGGTCGCGCGGCATGAACCTACCGCCCAGAATCAGGCGGGCAACGTGGGAAAAGCGGGATAAAAGGTGGCGGAATGTTTCCCGGGATAGTGCAGCGGTTTGCCTGATTTCCACCAGGGATTGTCCATCCAGGTACCTGGCCAGGGCCCAAGCTGAGCGCAATTGCCCGCCCCGCTCCCGTTCAGTACGTGAAAGGCCGGCCACCGGTAACCAAATGCCTTCCCGGCGCAGCCCGGCCAGGCGGCACCTTAAGGAGGCAGGTGTGATATTGCATAACATAGTCAGTTGCCTGGCACTTAAAAGGGCATCCTGGCGGTAGGCTTCTTCTATTAAGCGGAAGATGCGGCCTGCCTGCATGGTGGATAATCCGAACTCTAACTCAAGGTCCAGATCCTCTACATTATAGGGAGTGAGCCTGATCTTTTTAAGAATTTTGTACCGGCGAGTAAAAGATTCGCGTCCCGATACAGCATCAAACAGTATCTGGTTAGGTCCCCTCACATCGGGTTGATTTAAAATCCACCTGCTGGTACGGTACGCCAACAACCGGGCCTCGGTTTCGCTCATGCCCAGTTCTTCTGCAAACTGGACGGCAAGCAGACTCTCCAAGGTTTTCTTGCGTGCGGAGGTTACCTGGTATTTCAGACGTTGACGATATTCTTTTGCTCGTCCCATTGGCACACCTCCTTCATCGGCCTGTTTTGCAGCTCCACCGTAAACTGAATTTGCGATTGTGTCCTGTATCCGGGGGTACTGCAGGGTCGTTTATCTCGCTAATCACTTCCTGCATTCGTTTTAAGCGCTGCATGTCACGGAGAATTTCCTGGACGTTCAGGTAACGACTTTCATCATAGCGTCCCATCGTAGAAACCACCCTTTGTTTGGGATTTTTCCCGTTGCGGTAACCGTGAACCACCTGCATGTATCGAATACCTCTGACTGAACATATGCGTATGAACATAGGTATTTTAATCCATCATATCACGGTTGAAGAAGCAAGATGCAGGCGGCTTCGGCGACCCGGGGAACTTGGGCCAATTCAAAGCCCGTTTTCAAGTGCGTGGTTTGGACAGCTAATACGTCCCTGGCAAGAAGGGTGGCATAGCGGCTTTCCTGACCCTTCTTGGCATTCAACAAGGCCAATCCCCCTTCAGTCAGTTTTTTTTAACCGGGTGGGCTTCGGCCAGGCGGCGGATACGCCCCAGCATAAAGGCGTAATCTGGCCCGGAGAACTCCCGGTACAGGTTGACGTGTTTTTCCACGAGTTTTTTTGAACAACCAAGGACCTTGCGGATCGTCGGAACCGGCAGGCCTTTTTCTACCAGGTAAACGACCCGGGCAAAGTCCAAGAGGTAGTTTTCCACTGAATCGTAGCTATGTCCCGTTCGCCGAACAATTTCGGTCTCGGTATAGCCATCCATGTAGAGCCGGACAATTTTATCGACTTGGGTTAAAGCCGGTCCCATGTCAGCCACTATTCCCTTGGTGGGGATAATAACATTGGGGTATTCTTTGCTCAGGCTTTGAATGGCCTTGGTAGACAGCCCCAATAAAAGAGCCAAATCCGGCTGGGTTAAGACCGCGCCCTGGGTCCTGGCTTGTGTGGCCAGCCTGAGCAGCCGGCTCCACTTCAATTCGGCGGTCCGGTCCCGGTCGATTTCAGCCCAGTCTTGGGCGTCGAGGTAATCTAGAACCACGGGTTTCAACTGGCATTCCGCAAGTTTGCGGCCGGCAGGTTCGTGGTCCGCCACCGCATTGTAGATGATCTGGCCGCCAGAGCGGGCTTGCCGGTTTAAGCGCGCCGCCAGGTCGTTCAGGTCGTCCAGAAATTTGTCCGCGGCCGCCGGCGAGTAGCCGTGACGCTGGCCCAATAAATCGTAAAAAGCGCTGCGGTTTATGTAATGGATACTGGATACTCCCGGAACGTCCTTATCCAGCGCTAGCCGGCTAATCAGTCCGGGTTGTTCTTGATGCTTTTTCCAGACCTCTTGCCAGGCGGCCAAAACTTCCGGCGGTTGGGCAATCAAGGGTTGAGTGCTGCCCGGATTTATTTCCTGGCGTACCAGTTCTTTGAAATCCTGCCACCAGCGGTGCCAGCGGGTAAGCCTGATGGCCAGTTCCCGCCGGATTTGTGCCAGGTCTTCGCCCGCCAGGTAACGGTCAATCGCCAAGGCTCCTCGCAAAGTCCGCATCATTTCCCGGTTGGCGCCTTTCATTCCCGCAATGGGCAACCAGGCCCCGGCTTGCCAAAACTGGCTCAAATCCACCCGTATGGCCCGGTGGGTTTCCAACAGTAAAAGCACCAACCGGGGAGTATCCAAAATAGCGCCCTGAAAGTAGGCCTCCTCGATGAGCCGGGCCAGGCGTCCCTTCTGCAGGCCGCTCATCCCGAACTCGGCCATTAACTCAATATCTTCTTCATCAACCACGGTAAGTCGAATCAAGCATTCCGCGCCTGGTTTTCCCTGGACCGTTTCCGGTGGTTGTCCCGGCCGGCAATGGCGGGGAATTCGATCTCGCCAGGCTTACGGGTCAACAGGTTGGTTTCCAAATACCTTTGGACGTCATGGGCTATCAACACTGCTTCTTCTAAAGCCACTTCGCGGCGGTTGCGTATTTCGCTCACCAGGTAATTAAACAATCCTTTAGCTTCTAAAGAAGCGGCCTCGGTAAGAATCCGCTGGCGGTGGAAAGCTGGACGTCCCATAATGCGCAAATCCCTCACTTTGCCAGGATTTGCTGGTTATATTCGTCATCACTTCTTCTAATACCTCTTACCTAACTGATACCCTGCATCTGAATTTTTATGCCAGGGCGGTGGTCTTGACAGCCATCCCCCCAGATGGCTGCGTTATATTGCCGACGGGGTGGCTCCGGGAACATAACGATATATTCAGCCCCCGTCGCCCATTTAATTATACCATCTGCGGGGACCCTGGCTGTCAAGACCCTTGCAGCACCGTCCCCTTGGTGAACCTCGGGGGTCCACCAGGAACATGGTTAACAGGTAACCCGGTGTGTGCGACCATCCGCCGCGGTGGTCGGCCCGGATATTTTGTATTTTCTAGTTTCTGTCTTTACTTGTTTTCTTGCCAGGGAAAGGGATAAAGGGAGTTATTGGAGATTTCACTGCAAAAACTCCTGCAATAAACTGGAAACAAACACGTCAAAAGCCCAACCAAAATACCGCGAAAATCCTTGAAAAATCTGAGTTTGATAGCCTTTTTATGCTATAATGGACATAGAAAATAACAACAAAAATAGCATAAAAAGGTGAGGCTCAAGTGTTCAGACTTAACAATAACCATAACCAACAAACCCTTGGAGACAGCACCCTGTG contains:
- a CDS encoding transposase; its protein translation is MQVVHGYRNGKNPKQRVVSTMGRYDESRYLNVQEILRDMQRLKRMQEVISEINDPAVPPDTGHNRKFSLRWSCKTGR
- a CDS encoding DUF1670 domain-containing protein; the encoded protein is MGRAKEYRQRLKYQVTSARKKTLESLLAVQFAEELGMSETEARLLAYRTSRWILNQPDVRGPNQILFDAVSGRESFTRRYKILKKIRLTPYNVEDLDLELEFGLSTMQAGRIFRLIEEAYRQDALLSARQLTMLCNITPASLRCRLAGLRREGIWLPVAGLSRTERERGGQLRSAWALARYLDGQSLVEIRQTAALSRETFRHLLSRFSHVARLILGGRFMPRDPEEAAWTTIVQAVPEKKLLPLLDEPGIPASAEDWASFRTELEADFALSPVKLRAVRDIAGEILDTLSAGRPDGDVVYWAVTSSEPAGKPLEACRLVPVTLTLYDPGDVPAPNIDRDINRLSDIKFKKILRYATQAKHGGGYLTYADLGYLLGIHPEAISRLVRSNPQLAVPLRGAECDIGRGVTHRKKIIQLYLEMHTETEIAARTGHSYEAIENYIKEFAAVLVLAERGLTAPLIRRVIGRSVKLINTYLELIREYSGPEYAFRFHHLRKIFQTHEDELKKSLRGVKL
- a CDS encoding DUF1670 domain-containing protein, with protein sequence MIRLTVVDEEDIELMAEFGMSGLQKGRLARLIEEAYFQGAILDTPRLVLLLLETHRAIRVDLSQFWQAGAWLPIAGMKGANREMMRTLRGALAIDRYLAGEDLAQIRRELAIRLTRWHRWWQDFKELVRQEINPGSTQPLIAQPPEVLAAWQEVWKKHQEQPGLISRLALDKDVPGVSSIHYINRSAFYDLLGQRHGYSPAAADKFLDDLNDLAARLNRQARSGGQIIYNAVADHEPAGRKLAECQLKPVVLDYLDAQDWAEIDRDRTAELKWSRLLRLATQARTQGAVLTQPDLALLLGLSTKAIQSLSKEYPNVIIPTKGIVADMGPALTQVDKIVRLYMDGYTETEIVRRTGHSYDSVENYLLDFARVVYLVEKGLPVPTIRKVLGCSKKLVEKHVNLYREFSGPDYAFMLGRIRRLAEAHPVKKN
- a CDS encoding DUF1670 domain-containing protein, which translates into the protein MVEEVIALRNICCPRTKELKPGEMPLVVTHVSARLSEDTATRFRRLAPVIITVWTPEELAEQPDTVPEFLAQLKRRIVRVCFETYRQNGLLTLMELQWIFQISSVRISELIRSVQREHNLVVPTPGTILDAGKSMTHKDVIVNLHLQGYTVKEIARMTHHSPRAVDNYIGTFEAVLILHLFGVSPGLMARLLKRGISLIKEHLKLVRENYRDHQEIKEYLIAQGVKI